Proteins encoded together in one Carya illinoinensis cultivar Pawnee chromosome 3, C.illinoinensisPawnee_v1, whole genome shotgun sequence window:
- the LOC122302813 gene encoding uncharacterized protein LOC122302813 isoform X1: protein MNHFNLQQNAFAVGSEEMRGSVSISDLKGPIVCPKPRRVGVLANNPVRPLRWHKSHQAEVCDSKAGAELLDIILMKEGRGPEQSPTHFASSPPYFVGSPPSRSANPLIQDARFGDEKITPISPLSIPSPSGVSSPSSSSRKGGCARMKFGLKPATVRVEGFDCLNRDRQNSSIPAVA from the exons ATGAATCACTTTAACCTTCAGCAGAACGCCTTTGCAGTTGGCAGTGAAGAGATGAGGGGCTCTGTTTCGATCTCCGATCTGAAGGGTCCAATTGTTTGCCCAAAGCCTAGGCGTGTTGGGGTTTTGGCTAACAATCCTGTGAGGCCCTTGAGATGGCACAAGAG TCATCAAGCAGAAGTTTGTGATTCGAAGGCCGGAGCAGAGCTTCTTGATATCATTCTCATGAAG GAGGGTCGTGGGCCAGAGCAATCTCCAACCCATTTTGCCTCATCAccgccatattttgttgggtcTCCTCCAAGCAGATCTGCCAACCCATTAATCCAAGATGCTCGATTTGGAGATGAAAAGATCACTCCTATTTCACCATTGTCAATACCATCTCCCTCCGGGGTTTCATCTCCATCATCATCTTCGCGCAAAGGAGGGTGTGCTAGAATGAAGTTTGGGCTGAAACCAGCCACAGTTAGAGTAGAAGGTTTTGATTGCCTTAACAGGGATCGCCAAAATTCTAGCATCCCTGCTGTCGCATAG
- the LOC122302813 gene encoding uncharacterized protein LOC122302813 isoform X2 translates to MRGSVSISDLKGPIVCPKPRRVGVLANNPVRPLRWHKSHQAEVCDSKAGAELLDIILMKEGRGPEQSPTHFASSPPYFVGSPPSRSANPLIQDARFGDEKITPISPLSIPSPSGVSSPSSSSRKGGCARMKFGLKPATVRVEGFDCLNRDRQNSSIPAVA, encoded by the exons ATGAGGGGCTCTGTTTCGATCTCCGATCTGAAGGGTCCAATTGTTTGCCCAAAGCCTAGGCGTGTTGGGGTTTTGGCTAACAATCCTGTGAGGCCCTTGAGATGGCACAAGAG TCATCAAGCAGAAGTTTGTGATTCGAAGGCCGGAGCAGAGCTTCTTGATATCATTCTCATGAAG GAGGGTCGTGGGCCAGAGCAATCTCCAACCCATTTTGCCTCATCAccgccatattttgttgggtcTCCTCCAAGCAGATCTGCCAACCCATTAATCCAAGATGCTCGATTTGGAGATGAAAAGATCACTCCTATTTCACCATTGTCAATACCATCTCCCTCCGGGGTTTCATCTCCATCATCATCTTCGCGCAAAGGAGGGTGTGCTAGAATGAAGTTTGGGCTGAAACCAGCCACAGTTAGAGTAGAAGGTTTTGATTGCCTTAACAGGGATCGCCAAAATTCTAGCATCCCTGCTGTCGCATAG